From Natrinema sp. CBA1119:
GTCGATGGTGTCCGGCGGACCGACCGGTACTGCGAGGACGATACGATCGGCGTCACTTCCCTGCAGCTTCTTGAGACAGGCCCTGACGGTCGATCCCGTCGCCACGCCGTCGTCCACGACGACCACGGTCTCGTCCGTCAGGACTGGTTCGGCCCGATCGCCTCGGTAGCGTTCGGCTTTTTGCCGTGCGTTTGCCGCTTCCTCCTCGCGCTGTTGCTCGAAGTATTCCTCGTCACCGCCCGTTCCGCGGAACGCCGGCTCGTTCTGCCAGACACTTCCGTCGCTCGCGACGGCACCGATAGCGAACTCTGGATTTCCCGGGGCGCCAATCTTCTTCGCGACGACGATGTCGAGCGGGACGTCGAGCGCGTCGGCGACTGCCCGTCCGAGCGGAAGGCCGCCCCGAGGAATGGCGAGCGCGATATCCGCATCGATCTCTCGCTCCCGGAGCGACTCCGCGAGTTGCTCTCCCGCCTCCGTCCGGTCTCTGAATTGCCGATCTGTCTCCATGAGTCCCGGCTTGATGAACAGCACGTGTCTACATAATACACGGGTAGTATCACAGAAGCGAACGGTCACCCACCCGAACGGGGGACACCCCCGTGTATAATTGTCATCGGCGGTGTTGGACCAGATATGGCACAGCACTCAGAGACTCTCGTATCCATTCCGGTCGACGACGTGGAACTGGAGGGGATGCTCGAAATCCCGGCTAACGCACCCGGAGTCGTCGTCTTCGCTCACGGGAGTGGATCGAGTCGGAAGAGCCCCCGTAACAACTTCGTCGCGGAGGTCATCCGCGATCAGGGTCTCGGGACCCTGTTGTTCGACCTGCTCACCGAAGCGGAAGACCAGTACCGTGAGAACAGGTTCGATATCCAGTTGTTGACGGACCGTCTCGTCGCGGTTACCGAGTGGCTGTGGGATCGCGAGGACGTCCCCGACGTGAATATCGGATATTTCGGCTCCAGTACGGGTGCCGCGTCCGCACTCCGGGGCACAGCGCGTCTGCGGGGCGATGTCGACGCCGTCGTCTCGCGTGGCGGTCGCGTCGACATGGCGTCCGAGGTGCTTGACGAGGTTCAGGCA
This genomic window contains:
- a CDS encoding phosphoribosyltransferase, translating into METDRQFRDRTEAGEQLAESLREREIDADIALAIPRGGLPLGRAVADALDVPLDIVVAKKIGAPGNPEFAIGAVASDGSVWQNEPAFRGTGGDEEYFEQQREEEAANARQKAERYRGDRAEPVLTDETVVVVDDGVATGSTVRACLKKLQGSDADRIVLAVPVGPPDTIDELEEETDEVVCLETPRDFRGVGQFYANFGQVSDEEAMAYLDR
- a CDS encoding dienelactone hydrolase family protein — translated: MAQHSETLVSIPVDDVELEGMLEIPANAPGVVVFAHGSGSSRKSPRNNFVAEVIRDQGLGTLLFDLLTEAEDQYRENRFDIQLLTDRLVAVTEWLWDREDVPDVNIGYFGSSTGAASALRGTARLRGDVDAVVSRGGRVDMASEVLDEVQAPSLFIVGRNDTQVLELNRDALDQLTCEKDLHVVEGAGHLFEGEGELEEVADVAADWFAETLK